Proteins from a single region of Mailhella massiliensis:
- a CDS encoding cupin domain-containing protein, with product MKNCTLAHLDFSAARSELHDLLNLTGAEVSLNNLPAGISVPFVHTHTQNEELYIVLDGAGKLYIDGEELPLKAGDCFRIAPAGARCVCAAKDSPIRFLCIQVKAGSLEGFTMQDGVISRNKPSWL from the coding sequence ATGAAAAACTGCACTCTCGCCCATCTCGATTTCTCGGCCGCCCGCAGCGAACTGCACGATCTGCTGAACCTTACCGGAGCGGAAGTTTCCCTCAACAACCTGCCTGCCGGAATATCCGTTCCCTTTGTCCATACCCACACGCAGAACGAAGAACTCTATATCGTGCTGGACGGCGCGGGCAAACTGTACATCGACGGAGAGGAACTTCCCCTGAAGGCAGGCGACTGCTTCCGCATCGCTCCTGCGGGAGCCCGCTGCGTATGCGCCGCGAAAGACAGCCCCATCCGCTTCCTCTGCATACAGGTCAAGGCCGGAAGTCTGGAAGGCTTCACCATGCAGGACGGCGTGATTTCCAGGAACAAGCCGAGCTGGCTGTAG
- a CDS encoding ADP-ribosylglycohydrolase family protein: protein MPAEEAERVCACLEDARTHEPENVQENMSHVLVALHNGFWRLLHAGNAGAGVRATVMRGGDAAANGAVAGALLGAALDIDSFPHQWADAVLACMPKEGRVARPRPEAYWPMDFMPLAEKLLG, encoded by the coding sequence GTGCCCGCGGAGGAGGCGGAGCGGGTATGCGCATGTCTTGAGGATGCCAGAACGCATGAGCCCGAAAATGTTCAGGAAAACATGAGTCATGTGCTCGTTGCGCTGCATAACGGCTTCTGGCGTCTTCTTCATGCCGGGAATGCCGGAGCCGGTGTGCGCGCCACGGTAATGCGCGGAGGCGACGCCGCAGCCAACGGGGCCGTGGCCGGTGCGCTGCTCGGCGCGGCGCTGGATATCGATTCCTTCCCCCATCAGTGGGCGGACGCCGTGCTTGCCTGTATGCCGAAGGAAGGCCGGGTTGCCCGCCCGAGGCCTGAGGCGTACTGGCCCATGGATTTCATGCCTCTGGCGGAGAAGCTTCTCGGCTGA
- the hydE gene encoding [FeFe] hydrogenase H-cluster radical SAM maturase HydE translates to MDMQRCLAVLDTLSEGRLPEQGEMASFIDACAPQAFAGSVPEEASEREAEYLALAGLSSGPAAAPAGEPLSVEEAEAVRAVLFERARAKAQEHFGTKIYIRGLIEISNICRQNCRYCGIRFSNTEAQRYRLSPEDILECCEHGYALGFRTFVLQGGEDVWFTDERLAGIVGGIKASWPDCAVTLSVGERPLESYRLLRRAGADRFLLRHETADPAHYALLHPAGQRWRNRMDCLDALKSCGYQTGAGFMVGSPWQTSACLEEDVRFLYRFQPEMVGIGPFIPHVDTPFARFPAGDVERTLVMVAMVRLLLPFAMLPSTTALGTAAGDGRERGILAGANVLMPNLSPKEARTRYRLYNNKLSEGAECADNLAALKERIRAIGYDIVVDRGDFCREGAL, encoded by the coding sequence ATGGATATGCAGCGCTGTCTTGCGGTTCTTGATACCTTGAGCGAGGGCCGCCTGCCGGAACAGGGAGAAATGGCATCCTTCATCGATGCCTGCGCCCCGCAGGCCTTCGCCGGTTCCGTGCCGGAGGAGGCTTCCGAACGGGAAGCGGAGTATCTGGCGCTTGCCGGTCTTTCTTCCGGTCCTGCCGCAGCCCCGGCGGGGGAACCGCTTTCCGTGGAAGAGGCGGAAGCCGTCCGGGCCGTGCTTTTCGAGCGGGCCAGGGCAAAGGCGCAGGAGCACTTCGGAACGAAGATCTACATCCGCGGCCTCATAGAAATTTCCAACATCTGCCGCCAGAACTGCCGCTACTGCGGCATACGTTTTTCCAATACCGAAGCGCAGCGCTACCGCCTTTCGCCTGAGGATATTCTGGAATGCTGTGAACACGGCTACGCGCTCGGCTTCCGCACCTTCGTGCTGCAGGGAGGGGAGGATGTGTGGTTCACCGACGAGCGGCTTGCGGGCATTGTAGGCGGCATCAAGGCTTCCTGGCCCGATTGCGCCGTGACGCTTTCCGTAGGAGAAAGACCGCTGGAATCCTACCGCCTTCTCCGCCGCGCCGGGGCCGACCGTTTTCTTCTGCGTCACGAAACCGCCGATCCCGCGCATTATGCGCTGCTGCATCCTGCGGGCCAGCGCTGGCGGAACCGCATGGACTGCCTTGATGCGCTCAAGTCGTGTGGCTATCAGACGGGGGCGGGCTTCATGGTGGGGTCTCCCTGGCAGACCTCGGCATGTCTTGAGGAAGACGTGCGCTTTCTGTACCGTTTCCAGCCGGAGATGGTGGGGATAGGTCCCTTCATTCCCCATGTCGATACGCCCTTTGCCCGCTTCCCCGCGGGGGATGTGGAAAGAACGCTGGTCATGGTGGCCATGGTGCGTCTGCTTCTGCCCTTTGCCATGCTTCCTTCCACCACGGCGCTGGGCACGGCCGCAGGAGACGGGCGGGAACGCGGCATTCTTGCCGGAGCCAATGTGCTTATGCCCAACCTTTCGCCGAAGGAGGCCCGCACCCGTTATCGTCTGTACAACAACAAGCTTTCCGAAGGTGCGGAATGTGCGGACAATCTTGCGGCGCTGAAGGAGCGCATCCGGGCCATAGGCTACGACATCGTGGTCGACAGAGGCGATTTCTGCCGGGAGGGCGCGCTTTAG
- a CDS encoding CvpA family protein, whose translation MFQINLLDTALLIILLFFSVKGLIRGLVQEVAGLLGVAAGILLARTFSAQFAPVLSQYGVSPGFAPMLSMALLFLAGILAVGLAAHALHRMLESAFAGGIDRMLGLLAGLAKGLIFAGVIGYIAVRLLPNVPVVKESQILPPLMRFIQSLAGSLDLHLPPM comes from the coding sequence ATGTTTCAAATCAACCTGCTTGATACCGCCCTTCTGATCATCCTGCTCTTTTTCAGCGTCAAAGGTCTGATCCGGGGGCTTGTCCAGGAAGTGGCCGGGCTGCTCGGCGTGGCCGCGGGTATTCTGCTCGCGCGGACATTCAGCGCCCAGTTTGCGCCCGTGCTTTCCCAGTACGGCGTTTCCCCCGGCTTTGCGCCCATGCTTTCCATGGCCCTCCTTTTCCTGGCGGGCATACTGGCGGTGGGGCTTGCGGCCCATGCCCTGCACCGTATGCTCGAATCCGCCTTCGCAGGCGGCATCGACCGTATGCTCGGCCTGCTGGCAGGCCTTGCCAAGGGTCTCATTTTCGCGGGTGTCATCGGCTATATCGCCGTGCGCCTGCTGCCCAACGTGCCGGTGGTGAAGGAATCGCAGATTCTGCCCCCGCTCATGCGCTTCATCCAGAGTCTCGCCGGTTCCCTTGATCTGCACCTTCCCCCCATGTAA
- a CDS encoding TM1266 family iron-only hydrogenase system putative regulator, whose translation MGESRIGTVGIVVDNPEATAGINAILHDYADIIVGRLGIPYRSRGVSIIALAVDGSMDAISGMTGKIGKIQGVSVKAAISRR comes from the coding sequence ATGGGCGAATCACGCATAGGCACGGTGGGCATCGTGGTGGACAACCCGGAAGCCACGGCCGGCATCAATGCCATTCTTCATGACTATGCCGACATCATCGTCGGCAGGCTGGGCATTCCCTACCGCAGCCGGGGCGTTTCCATCATCGCGCTTGCCGTGGACGGCAGCATGGACGCCATTTCCGGCATGACGGGGAAAATAGGCAAAATTCAGGGCGTGTCCGTCAAGGCCGCCATTTCAAGGCGGTGA
- the hydF gene encoding [FeFe] hydrogenase H-cluster maturation GTPase HydF — MSDTINDTPRSGRLHIGIYGRRNAGKSSLINAVTGHETAIVSENAGTTTDPVYKSMEIHGLGPCVLIDTAGFDDVGPMGELRVEKTRLALEKTDIALLVVTGEGELDREKEWVAAFKAGKKPFIIVLNKKDALDEPHLKERAAFIEHELGQAPVAVSAERRLNLDGLREAMLRLVPADWGRREITGSLCGEGDVVMLVMPQDIQAPQGRLILPQVQVTRELLDKKCIIASCTADKIAQTLEALARPPHLIITDSQVFGEVWKLKPAESMLTSFSILMAGWKGDIEEFIRGAEAIDRLTPHSRVLIAEACTHAPLAEDIGREKIPRRLRARFGESLDITIVSGTDFPADLTPYDLVIHCGACMFNRTYMMSRVKKAREQGVPMCNYGVALAKLTGILDKVEHA; from the coding sequence ATGTCCGATACCATCAACGATACTCCCCGTTCCGGCCGCCTGCATATAGGTATTTACGGCAGGCGCAATGCGGGAAAATCCTCACTCATCAACGCTGTTACCGGTCATGAAACGGCCATCGTCTCCGAAAATGCCGGAACCACCACCGATCCCGTGTACAAATCCATGGAGATTCACGGTCTCGGCCCCTGTGTGCTCATCGATACCGCCGGTTTTGACGACGTCGGCCCCATGGGCGAACTGCGTGTGGAAAAAACGCGCCTTGCTCTGGAAAAAACGGATATCGCTCTGCTGGTAGTGACCGGAGAAGGGGAACTCGACCGGGAAAAGGAATGGGTGGCCGCCTTCAAGGCCGGGAAGAAGCCTTTCATCATCGTGCTCAATAAAAAGGATGCGCTGGATGAGCCTCATCTGAAAGAGCGCGCAGCCTTCATCGAGCATGAACTCGGGCAGGCCCCTGTCGCCGTGAGTGCGGAGCGGCGCCTCAATCTGGACGGGCTGCGCGAGGCCATGCTGCGCCTTGTTCCTGCGGACTGGGGCAGGAGGGAGATCACCGGCAGCCTGTGCGGAGAGGGGGATGTGGTCATGCTGGTCATGCCGCAGGACATACAGGCCCCGCAGGGAAGGCTTATTCTTCCTCAGGTGCAGGTGACGCGGGAACTTCTGGACAAGAAGTGCATCATTGCCAGTTGCACGGCGGACAAGATCGCACAGACGCTGGAGGCGCTTGCGCGGCCGCCGCATCTCATCATCACCGATTCGCAGGTGTTCGGCGAGGTATGGAAGCTGAAGCCTGCGGAAAGTATGCTTACCTCGTTTTCCATTCTCATGGCGGGCTGGAAAGGCGATATCGAGGAGTTCATCCGAGGGGCGGAAGCCATCGACCGCCTCACTCCCCATTCCCGCGTGCTCATTGCCGAAGCCTGCACCCATGCCCCTCTGGCCGAGGATATAGGACGCGAAAAGATTCCCCGCCGTCTGCGCGCCCGTTTCGGCGAAAGTCTGGACATCACCATCGTAAGCGGAACGGACTTTCCTGCCGATCTTACGCCTTACGACCTTGTCATTCATTGCGGGGCGTGCATGTTCAACCGTACCTACATGATGTCCCGCGTGAAAAAGGCCAGGGAACAGGGGGTGCCCATGTGCAACTACGGTGTGGCCCTGGCCAAGCTTACCGGTATTCTCGACAAGGTGGAACACGCCTGA
- a CDS encoding ADP-ribosylglycohydrolase family protein, whose amino-acid sequence MERSSSEIRRAWGCLLGQIAGDSLGSQVEFKDEEKVRALYPAGMDDLEGSALYGTLPGQPTDDSEMALALARSLAEEGAFHAEKVRAAYVAWLGSHPVDFAHAVFRALHGKIDARSEANCALMRVSPLGIRGAHCVPDAALPCDDGAEPDIEALAESREMRELARQAMEEAALTNPHPLCRASSAAYVSALAYGIRSGSPMGMWPRIFLRGATCPRRRRSGYAHVLRMPERMSPKMFRKT is encoded by the coding sequence TCAGATTGCCGGAGATTCCCTGGGCAGTCAGGTGGAATTCAAGGATGAGGAAAAGGTACGCGCCCTGTACCCCGCGGGTATGGATGATCTCGAGGGCAGCGCCCTGTACGGGACGCTTCCCGGGCAGCCTACCGACGATTCGGAAATGGCGCTTGCTCTGGCCCGCAGCCTTGCGGAAGAGGGTGCCTTTCATGCCGAAAAGGTGCGCGCAGCCTATGTCGCGTGGCTGGGGAGTCATCCCGTGGATTTTGCTCATGCGGTGTTTCGCGCTCTGCACGGCAAAATAGATGCCCGGAGCGAAGCCAACTGCGCGTTGATGCGTGTGAGTCCCCTCGGCATACGGGGAGCGCATTGCGTACCGGATGCGGCGCTTCCCTGTGATGACGGAGCCGAACCCGATATCGAGGCTCTGGCCGAAAGCAGGGAGATGCGGGAGCTTGCCCGTCAGGCCATGGAGGAAGCGGCGCTGACGAATCCCCATCCTCTGTGCCGCGCTTCCAGCGCAGCCTATGTCTCGGCGCTGGCTTACGGTATACGGAGCGGTTCTCCCATGGGCATGTGGCCGCGCATCTTCCTTCGTGGAGCGACGTGCCCGCGGAGGAGGCGGAGCGGGTATGCGCATGTCTTGAGGATGCCAGAACGCATGAGCCCGAAAATGTTCAGGAAAACATGA
- the pstA gene encoding phosphate ABC transporter permease PstA: MNSATRNKYRLRLQKLMFGLLHASAAINVLALSGVCLYLALNGISSLSWEFLTAYPKNMMTEGGIMPCIVGTFLLAFGSMIIVFPIGVATAVYLHEYSRHSRLTYYIRFGINNLAGVPSIVFGLFGLSFFVTFLGLGVSLLSGILTLSILTLPIIINTAEESLRRVPDSWREASLAMGATKVQTILRVVIPAAFPGMLTGCILGLARAAGETGAIMFTAAVYFTPHMPDSILSPVMSLPYHMYILATSGTDIEKTLPLQYGTALMLIFLVVGMNLLAIILRDRLQNRNKQ; this comes from the coding sequence ATGAACAGCGCCACTCGCAACAAATACCGCCTGCGCCTTCAGAAACTGATGTTCGGGCTGCTCCATGCCTCCGCCGCCATCAATGTGCTGGCGCTTTCCGGCGTATGCCTCTACCTTGCCCTCAACGGGATTTCCTCCCTTTCCTGGGAATTTCTCACCGCCTATCCCAAGAACATGATGACGGAAGGCGGCATCATGCCCTGCATCGTAGGCACCTTCCTGCTGGCCTTCGGCTCCATGATCATCGTTTTCCCCATCGGTGTGGCCACGGCCGTGTATCTGCATGAGTACAGCCGCCATTCGCGCCTCACCTACTACATACGCTTCGGCATCAACAACCTTGCGGGCGTGCCATCCATTGTTTTCGGCCTGTTCGGACTTTCCTTCTTCGTCACCTTCCTCGGACTCGGGGTAAGCCTGCTTTCCGGCATCCTCACCCTTTCCATCCTCACTCTGCCCATCATCATCAACACCGCCGAAGAATCCCTCCGCCGCGTGCCCGATTCCTGGCGCGAAGCCTCCCTGGCCATGGGCGCCACCAAGGTGCAGACCATACTTCGCGTGGTCATTCCCGCCGCCTTTCCCGGTATGCTCACCGGCTGCATTCTGGGCCTCGCCCGCGCTGCGGGCGAAACCGGCGCCATCATGTTCACGGCCGCCGTGTACTTCACCCCGCATATGCCCGACTCCATCCTGAGCCCCGTCATGTCGCTGCCGTATCACATGTACATTCTCGCCACCTCCGGCACGGACATCGAAAAAACCCTGCCCCTGCAGTACGGCACGGCGCTCATGCTCATCTTCCTCGTGGTGGGCATGAACCTTCTGGCCATCATCCTGCGCGACAGGCTGCAGAACCGCAACAAACAGTAA
- a CDS encoding MFS transporter, which translates to MLFLLELSEKEQGLSADHLQPEVCVFPQAANRHCRSRPSLRAKGHGVLFPFSPRSGAHSMKISYPVFKSLLALSLGTFGVCMSEFSMMAVLPEVAGSLAVSIPEAGHFISAYALGVCAGAPLTVMTARSRPLRGILLVLMLLFIAGNALTAMATHPSLMLAARFIAGLPHGAYFGVAAIIADKLVEKAFSVLAVSIVIAGATIANLGGVPCSTLLTHLVSWRMAYALVACTGVVVIICVLIWVPKLPGLKHTGFLEQFRFLGSVQPWLIFLAIVLGNGGMFCWYSYVSPFLTGVSGLEPGKMTLVMAFAGAGMVLGNSLSGRLSVRFRPAVIAAGMQGVMAVSLLALFLLGTGLAAALCLLFLCTACLFGISAPQQMLLLQNARGGEMLGAAMAQVGFNTGNALGAFLGGLSIDAGFGYAGTACLGAAGAAVGFLLLFFYSRHEGR; encoded by the coding sequence ATGCTGTTTTTGCTGGAACTTTCCGAAAAGGAACAGGGGCTTTCCGCCGATCATCTCCAGCCGGAAGTCTGCGTTTTCCCGCAGGCGGCGAACCGGCATTGCCGCAGCAGGCCCAGCCTCAGGGCCAAAGGCCATGGGGTTCTCTTTCCTTTTTCCCCGCGCTCCGGGGCGCATTCCATGAAGATAAGCTATCCCGTTTTCAAAAGTCTGCTGGCCCTTTCCCTCGGCACCTTCGGCGTGTGCATGTCGGAATTTTCCATGATGGCCGTTCTGCCCGAAGTTGCCGGAAGCCTCGCGGTGAGTATTCCCGAGGCGGGGCACTTTATTTCCGCCTACGCCCTCGGGGTATGCGCAGGCGCGCCTCTTACCGTCATGACGGCACGCTCCCGCCCCCTGCGCGGGATACTTCTGGTCCTCATGCTCCTCTTCATCGCGGGCAACGCGCTGACCGCGATGGCGACGCACCCCTCCCTGATGCTTGCCGCACGGTTCATCGCGGGCCTGCCCCACGGAGCCTATTTCGGCGTGGCCGCCATTATTGCGGACAAGCTGGTGGAAAAGGCGTTTTCCGTTCTGGCGGTATCCATCGTCATTGCCGGGGCCACCATTGCCAACCTCGGCGGCGTCCCCTGTTCCACGCTCCTCACGCACCTTGTATCGTGGCGGATGGCCTATGCGCTCGTGGCATGCACGGGCGTGGTCGTCATCATCTGCGTGCTTATCTGGGTACCGAAGCTCCCGGGACTCAAACACACGGGGTTTCTCGAACAGTTCCGCTTTCTCGGCAGTGTTCAGCCCTGGCTCATCTTTCTGGCCATCGTTCTGGGCAACGGAGGCATGTTCTGCTGGTACAGCTATGTCTCGCCGTTTCTGACGGGGGTTTCCGGTCTGGAACCGGGAAAGATGACGCTGGTCATGGCTTTTGCCGGGGCGGGCATGGTACTGGGCAATTCTCTGAGCGGCAGGCTTTCCGTCCGCTTCAGACCGGCGGTCATAGCGGCGGGGATGCAGGGAGTCATGGCCGTAAGCCTGCTGGCGCTTTTTCTGCTGGGAACCGGTCTTGCGGCGGCGCTGTGCCTTCTGTTCCTCTGCACGGCCTGCCTCTTCGGCATATCCGCGCCGCAGCAGATGCTTCTGCTGCAGAATGCCAGAGGAGGCGAAATGCTCGGCGCGGCCATGGCGCAGGTAGGCTTCAACACAGGCAACGCGCTGGGGGCCTTCCTCGGCGGTCTGTCCATCGACGCAGGGTTCGGCTATGCCGGTACGGCATGTCTGGGAGCAGCGGGAGCCGCCGTCGGATTTCTCCTGCTTTTCTTCTATTCCCGTCATGAGGGCCGGTGA
- the mazG gene encoding nucleoside triphosphate pyrophosphohydrolase produces MNEQEQLLRFQNVVNQLIDPEKGCPWDREQTPLSMCEYLIEECHELVDAIRSGKPGHACDEMGDLLFVLLLMARRFELAGQFSLGDALKMGADKMTRRHPHVFGDAGCESIDQLMKNWAAIKKAEKESEAGEPRGTLSSVPSGLPPLTKAYRLHAKAAGAGFTWDDDEEVERQVEAEWLELLDARASGSDEAKEHELGDMIFTLVELGRRMGVKAGAAVDFAANRFRARFDAMEALARERGLDFKALSLDEKDELWNEVKAAEPELKTGAAVDFAAPRENPEA; encoded by the coding sequence ATGAACGAGCAGGAACAGCTTCTCCGCTTTCAGAATGTCGTCAATCAGCTTATCGACCCGGAAAAGGGGTGCCCCTGGGACAGGGAACAGACGCCCCTTTCCATGTGCGAATATCTTATAGAGGAATGCCACGAACTGGTGGATGCCATCCGCTCCGGCAAACCCGGTCATGCCTGCGATGAAATGGGCGATCTGCTTTTCGTTCTGCTGCTCATGGCGCGCCGCTTTGAACTTGCCGGGCAGTTTTCCCTGGGAGACGCGCTGAAGATGGGGGCGGACAAGATGACCCGCCGCCACCCCCATGTTTTCGGCGACGCGGGGTGCGAAAGCATCGATCAGCTCATGAAGAACTGGGCCGCCATCAAGAAGGCGGAAAAGGAAAGCGAGGCCGGGGAACCCAGGGGCACCCTCTCTTCCGTGCCTTCCGGCCTGCCGCCGCTCACCAAGGCCTACCGCCTGCACGCCAAGGCCGCCGGCGCAGGATTCACCTGGGACGACGACGAGGAAGTGGAACGGCAGGTCGAGGCGGAATGGCTGGAACTGCTGGATGCGCGCGCCTCCGGGAGCGACGAGGCCAAAGAACACGAACTCGGCGACATGATATTCACGCTGGTAGAACTCGGCCGTCGCATGGGCGTGAAGGCCGGAGCCGCCGTGGACTTCGCCGCGAACCGCTTCCGCGCCCGCTTCGACGCCATGGAAGCCCTGGCCCGGGAACGCGGACTCGATTTCAAGGCCCTCAGCCTCGATGAAAAGGACGAGCTCTGGAATGAAGTCAAGGCCGCCGAACCTGAACTGAAAACCGGAGCCGCCGTAGACTTCGCCGCTCCGCGCGAAAACCCCGAAGCCTGA
- a CDS encoding alpha/beta hydrolase family protein: protein MLERFPFLHTFRLRAPLGVLFVFVLSLLLAAPGVEARQSKQNVYAGYRTLSSSLPAQRLMIHMGVWYPTRRKAGSVKVGDWTFRAARNAPIMQGPWPVIVLSHDVTGSAWTHHDIAAALAARGFIVAAPTHDHDNGEDMALLFSDRELPVRALQLRAALDLVLEHPQIGKEADRSRIGFLGFGMPSSAGLLLAGGKLTPDAWPSFCEGAEAAVPVQEDIPPAPAPDEETLPEAVEKDVRPEGSVPPISLPQAVPLRPAAQHTPSPDAPAGTFLQNFLVTPAYADEGISPDVASLLHPSDSPWCSPYLSARMNELVASMKHRSLEREEKTAMMHTAVEARRQLFRRLSDSVSRSHHRQLRLARSDALPTPPVALPLLPPLSHHSPVADARFKAMVFVSPGFSMLFSRESLAAVSTPSLFIGAELDGWNRPSEQAERFVDMLGHRPEYMLLNHADAPALQAPCPDSDPAGPLATLCNSVDQETREAVHTRLVSVLQEFFNRVLGRENAQ from the coding sequence ATGCTTGAGCGCTTTCCGTTCCTTCATACCTTCCGACTGCGTGCGCCGCTCGGCGTACTCTTCGTTTTCGTCCTTTCCCTGCTCCTTGCCGCCCCCGGCGTCGAGGCAAGGCAGAGCAAGCAGAACGTCTATGCAGGCTACCGTACCCTTTCCTCCAGTCTGCCCGCCCAGCGCCTCATGATACACATGGGCGTGTGGTACCCCACACGCCGCAAGGCAGGCAGCGTAAAGGTGGGGGACTGGACCTTCCGCGCCGCGCGCAACGCTCCCATCATGCAGGGACCGTGGCCCGTCATCGTTCTTTCGCACGACGTCACGGGTTCCGCATGGACGCATCACGACATTGCCGCCGCTCTGGCCGCGCGCGGATTCATCGTGGCCGCCCCCACGCACGACCACGACAACGGCGAGGACATGGCCCTGCTCTTTTCCGACAGGGAACTGCCGGTACGGGCGCTCCAGCTCCGGGCCGCGCTGGATCTCGTGCTGGAACATCCCCAGATAGGCAAGGAAGCCGACCGTTCGCGCATAGGCTTTCTGGGATTCGGTATGCCTTCTTCCGCAGGACTGCTGCTTGCCGGAGGAAAGCTGACCCCCGATGCATGGCCTTCCTTCTGCGAAGGCGCGGAAGCGGCCGTTCCCGTACAGGAAGACATTCCTCCCGCACCTGCGCCGGATGAGGAAACTCTGCCCGAAGCCGTGGAGAAGGATGTACGCCCCGAGGGTTCCGTACCGCCCATATCGCTGCCGCAGGCCGTCCCTCTCAGACCCGCGGCGCAGCACACGCCCTCGCCGGATGCGCCCGCCGGCACCTTTCTGCAGAACTTTCTGGTCACTCCCGCCTATGCCGACGAAGGTATTTCGCCGGACGTGGCTTCCCTGCTGCATCCTTCCGACAGCCCCTGGTGTTCGCCGTATCTTTCCGCCAGAATGAACGAGCTTGTCGCCAGCATGAAGCATCGTTCTCTGGAAAGGGAGGAAAAAACGGCCATGATGCATACCGCCGTGGAGGCAAGGCGTCAGCTTTTCCGCCGTCTTTCCGATTCCGTATCCCGCAGCCATCATCGCCAGCTCCGCCTTGCCAGATCCGACGCGCTGCCCACTCCCCCGGTAGCGCTGCCCCTTCTGCCGCCGCTTTCCCATCACAGCCCCGTGGCGGATGCCCGCTTCAAGGCCATGGTCTTCGTTTCGCCCGGATTCTCCATGCTGTTCAGCAGGGAAAGTCTGGCCGCAGTAAGTACGCCTTCCCTGTTCATAGGAGCGGAACTGGACGGATGGAACAGACCTTCGGAACAGGCGGAACGCTTTGTGGACATGCTGGGCCACAGACCGGAATACATGCTTCTGAACCATGCCGACGCACCGGCGCTTCAGGCCCCCTGCCCCGATTCCGACCCGGCGGGTCCGCTCGCCACGCTCTGCAACAGCGTGGATCAGGAAACGCGAGAGGCCGTGCATACCCGCCTCGTCTCCGTACTGCAGGAGTTCTTCAACAGAGTGCTGGGCAGGGAAAACGCCCAGTAG
- a CDS encoding nitroreductase family protein — MKETLQDIRTRRSCRKFQSRQIGDEELNAILEAGTWAPTGRGAQSPVMVVVQDKDTIARLSKMNAAVLGTSGDPFYGAPTVVVVLADRTRPTCVEDGSLVMGDLMLAAHAVGVASCWIHRAREVFDSEEGKALLKSWGVEGDYVGVGHCVLGYADEQGEAPAKPRKENYVIRV; from the coding sequence ATGAAAGAGACGTTGCAGGATATCAGGACCCGCCGCAGCTGCCGTAAGTTCCAGTCCCGCCAGATAGGCGACGAGGAGCTGAACGCCATTCTTGAAGCCGGAACCTGGGCCCCTACGGGCCGGGGCGCACAGTCTCCCGTCATGGTGGTGGTGCAGGATAAGGACACCATCGCCAGGCTGTCGAAAATGAATGCCGCCGTTCTCGGCACTTCGGGCGACCCGTTCTACGGCGCGCCCACGGTGGTTGTCGTGCTGGCCGACAGAACCCGTCCCACCTGTGTGGAAGACGGTTCTCTGGTCATGGGCGATCTCATGCTCGCCGCTCATGCGGTGGGGGTCGCTTCGTGCTGGATTCACCGTGCCCGCGAGGTCTTCGACAGCGAGGAAGGCAAAGCTCTGCTCAAGAGCTGGGGCGTGGAAGGCGATTATGTGGGCGTGGGCCACTGTGTGCTGGGCTATGCCGACGAACAGGGCGAGGCTCCGGCCAAGCCCCGCAAGGAAAACTACGTCATCCGCGTATAG
- a CDS encoding MarR family winged helix-turn-helix transcriptional regulator, whose translation MKQLAIFNYASRLREIGNTFILAELEKAGLRDIAPSHGDVLGQLLTCDSRNMSELAFHAHRTKSTVTALVTKLEKNGYVERIPDPEDSRGVKVRLTEKGRALKPAFDAISKGLQAIITDRLSEEEALKLEQLLAACVEKHADGKC comes from the coding sequence ATGAAACAGCTCGCCATTTTCAATTACGCCAGCCGACTGCGTGAAATCGGCAATACGTTCATTCTCGCCGAGCTCGAAAAGGCCGGTCTGCGCGACATTGCGCCCAGTCACGGCGACGTGCTGGGCCAGTTGCTCACCTGCGATTCCCGCAACATGAGCGAACTGGCGTTTCATGCCCACCGCACCAAGTCGACCGTAACGGCTCTGGTGACCAAGCTGGAGAAAAACGGCTATGTGGAACGCATTCCCGATCCTGAGGACTCACGCGGAGTAAAAGTACGCCTCACGGAAAAAGGACGGGCCCTCAAACCCGCCTTCGATGCTATTTCCAAAGGTCTGCAGGCCATCATTACCGACCGGCTCAGCGAGGAAGAGGCCCTGAAACTGGAACAGCTCCTTGCCGCCTGTGTGGAAAAACACGCGGACGGAAAATGCTGA